A stretch of Telopea speciosissima isolate NSW1024214 ecotype Mountain lineage chromosome 11, Tspe_v1, whole genome shotgun sequence DNA encodes these proteins:
- the LOC122645827 gene encoding alpha,alpha-trehalose-phosphate synthase [UDP-forming] 6-like produces the protein MVSRSYSNLLELASGEAPSFGRMSRRLPRVMTVAGIISDLDDDTADSVCSDSSSSSVPRDRIIVVANQLPIRAHKKPDNKGWTFSWDEDSLLRQLKDGLGEDEVEVVYVGCLKEDVHPNEQDDVSQILLESFKCVPAFIPPDLFSRFYHGFCKQQLWPLFHYMLPLSPDLGGRFDRSLWQAYVSVNKIFADRILEVINPEDDFVWVHDYHLMVLPTFLRKRFNRVKLGFFLHSPFPSSEIYKTLPVREELLRALLNSDLIGFHTFDYARHFLSCCSRMLGLSYESKRGYIGLEYYGRTVSIKILPVGIHMGQLQSVLSLPETEAKVVELIKQFTERGRTMLLGVDDMDIFKGITLKLLALEQLLLQHLEWRGKVVLVQIANPARGRGKDVQEVQAETYSTVKRINERFGQPGYEPVILINESLQFFERVAYYMVAECCLVTAVRDGMNLIPYEYIISRQGNERLNNAVGIDPSSSKKSMLVVSEFIGCSPSLSGAIRVNPWNIDAVADAMDCALEMAEPEKQLRHEKHYKYVSTHDVGYWAHSFLQDLERTCKDHLRRRCWGIGFGLGFRVVALDPNFRKLSMEHIVSAYKRTKTRAILLDYDGTLMPQASIDKSPSSRSIDILNSLCRDKNNVVFLVSARSRQTLSEWFSPCENLGIAAEHGYFFRLRRDADWETCVPVADCSWKQIAEPVMKLYTETTDGSTIEDKETGLVWCYEDADPDFGSCQAKELLDHLESVLANEPVSVKSGQNIVEVKPQGVSKGLVAERLLSTVQEKGMVPDFVLCIGDDRSDEDMFEVITRNMAGSSLTPMAEVFACTVGRKPSKAKYYLDDTVEIVRLMQGLASVSEQAYPVS, from the exons ATGGTCTCGAGATCGTATTCAAACCTTTTGGAGCTCGCCTCAGGTGAGGCTCCATCGTTTGGCCGTATGAGCCGTCGACTTCCCCGTGTAATGACTGTTGCAGGCATAATATCAGACCTTGATGATGACACAGCTGATAGTGTTTGCtctgattcttcttcctcctctgtacCTAGAGATCGTATCATCGTAGTAGCTAACCAACTTCCAATTAGGGCTCACAAAAAACCTGATAACAAGGGTTGGACTTTCAGTTGGGATGAAGATTCACTTCTTCGTCAGCTGAAAGATGGTCTTGGGGAGGATGAAGTTGAGGTCGTTTATGTAGGTTGCCTGAAGGAAGATGTTCACCCCAATGAGCAGGATGATGTTTCTCAGATCCTGCTTGAGTCTTTCAAATGCGTCCCCGCATTCATTCCACCTGACCTCTTTAGTAGGTTCTATCATGGGTTCTGTAAGCAACAGCTGTGGCCTTTGTTCCATTACATGTTGCCCCTGTCGCcggaccttggtggtcgttTCGATCGGTCCCTATGGCAGGCTTATGTCTCGGTTAATAAGATATTTGCTGATAGGATCTTAGAAGTGATCAACCCAGAAGATGATTTCGTCTGGGTACATGATTATCATCTCATGGTGTTACCAACATTCTTGAGGAAGAGGTTCAACCGGGTGAAGCTTGGGTTCTTCCTCCATAGTCCGTTTCCATCTTCAGAGATCTATAAGACATTGCCTGTCAGGGAAGAACTCTTGAGAGCCCTTTTGAATTCTGACCTTATTGGATTCCACACATTCGATTATGCCAGGCATTTCCTCTCATGTTGTAGTAGAATGCTTGGGCTCAGCTATGAATCCAAGAGAGGCTATATTGGTCTTGAGTATTATGGCCGAACTGTTAGCATCAAAATTCTTCCTGTTGGCATCCACATGGGTCAGCTCCAATCAGTCTTGAGCCTTCCAGAGACTGAAGCTAAGGTCGTAGAGCTCATTAAGCAGTTCACTGAGAGGGGAAGAACAATGCTGCTTGGGGTAGATGACATGGACATATTCAAGGGGATCACCTTGAAGCTGTTGGCTTTGGAGCAGTTGCTTTTGCAGCACCTAGAGTGGCGTGGGAAGGTCGTTTTGGTGCAGATAGCCAATCCAGCTAGGGGCAGAGGAAAAGATGTGCAGGAAGTTCAAGCCGAGACTTACTCAACTGTGAAGCGGATTAATGAGAGATTCGGACAACCCGGATATGAACCAGTCATCTTGATCAATGAGTCGCTTCAGTTCTTTGAGAGAGTTGCATATTATATGGTTGCTGAGTGTTGTCTGGTAACTGCTGTTAGGGATGGGATGAACCTTATTCCATATGAATACATCATTAGCCGGCAAGGCAATGAAAGATTGAACAATGCTGTGGGAATAGATCCATCATCCTCAAAAAAGAGCATGCTAGTTGTATCTGAGTTCATTGGGTGCTCCCCTTCTCTGAGTGGTGCCATACGAGTTAACCCTTGGAATATAGATGCAGTGGCAGATGCAATGGACTGTGCCTTGGAGATGGCAGAGCCTGAGAAACAGCTCCGACATGAAAAACATTATAAGTATGTCAGTACTCATGATGTAGGGTATTGGGCACATAGCTTCCTACAAGATTTGGAGAGGACATGTAAGGATCATTTAAGGCGGAGATGCTGGGGCATTGGATTTGGGTTGGGGTTTAGGGTTGTGGCCCTTGATCCAAACTTCAGGAAGCTTTCAATGGAGCACATAGTGTCTGCATATAAAAGAACTAAAACTAGAGCAATTCTTCTAGACTATGATGGCACTCTGATGCCTCAGGCTTCTATTGATAAGAGCCCAAGCTCTAGATCCATTGATATCTTAAACAGCCTGTGTAGAGATAAGAACAATGTCGTCTTTCTTGTAAGTGCTAGAAGCCGGCAGACCCTCAGCGAATGGTTTTCTCCATGTGAGAATCTGGGAATCGCAGCGGAGCATGGCTACTTCTTCAG GCTCAGGCGAGATGCCGATTGGGAAACATGTGTACCAGTGGCTGATTGTAGTTGGAAGCAGATAGCAGAACCTGTCATGAAGCTGTACACTGAGACAACTGACGGGTCCACAATTGAAGACAAGGAAACAGGGTTGGTATGGTGTTACGAGGATGCGGATCCTGATTTTGGATCTTGTCAAGCTAAGGAACTTCTTGATCATCTTGAGAGTGTCCTTGCAAATGAACCGGTCTCCGTCAAGAGTGGGCAGAATATTGTGGAGGTTAAGCCACAG GGTGTAAGCAAGGGGCTTGTGGCAGAACGCCTTCTTTCCACCGTGCAGGAGAAAGGAATGGTACCTGATTTTGTTCTCTGCATAGGTGATGATCGATCTGATGAAGACATGTTTGAAGTAATCACTAGAAATATGGCAGGATCATCTTTAACCCCAATGGCAGAAGTGTTTGCATGTACTGTTGGTCGCAAACCCAGTAAGGCCAAGTATTATTTGGATGATACAGTGGAAATTGTTAGACTAATGCAGGGGTTGGCATCTGTATCTGAACAAGCATACCCAGTTTCTTAA